The proteins below come from a single Xenopus tropicalis strain Nigerian chromosome 9, UCB_Xtro_10.0, whole genome shotgun sequence genomic window:
- the LOC101730715 gene encoding oocyte zinc finger protein XlCOF7.1-like translates to MGMWEEASDPVMGKKDKNEERKERILNLTLEIIYLLTGEGYVIPKKKSPTVGLGALHAPGSVIQKENDKKILELISNIIQLLTGEVAIRCEDVSIYFSLEEWEYIKGNKALYREGIKEEEEEPRQLRPLAACEYKDGSDVTAHTEATLCCNNDGNLTNPDVSPAEQPPPANGIKEEAASYEGGNQSDCSINPLTEQIQGTDTPTPIMGLNILKMEGNKYDENSLHSPHKSHITKTTLCRKYSCNVCNKHQRTHKREKPFSCSKCGKCFSNRSNLKRHQIIHTGMKPFSCSNCGKCFSSKSYLEIHYRTHTGEKPFSCSECGKCFSNRSDLKHHQITHTGEKPFSCSECGKCFSKQSNLDRHQRTHTGEKPFSCSECGKCFSNRSDLKHHQITHTGEKPFSCSECGKCFLSHSHLARHQRTHTGEKPFSCSECGKCFSYKSHLKIHHRAHTGEKPFSCFECGKCFSYKSHLKIHHRAHTGEKPFSCSECGKCFSKRSDLKHHQITHTGEKPFSCSECGKCFSNRSDFKHHQITHTGEKPFSCSECGKCFLSHSHLARHQRTHTGEKPFSCSECGKCFSIEYYRDRHQRIHTGEKPFSCSECGKCFSKQSDLVRHQRTHTGEKPFSCSECGKCFYNEYHRDRHQRIHTGEKPFSCSECGKCFKNRSNLDRHQRIHTGEKPFSCSECGKCFSKRCDLARHHRIHTGEKPFSCSECGKCFYNEYHRDRHKRIHTGEKPFSCSECGKCFKNRSNLDRHQRIHTGEKPFSCSECGKCFSTQWHLKTHHRTHTEEKPFY, encoded by the exons atgggaatgtgggaggaagcgagtgacccagtgatggggaagaaggataaaaatgaggagcggaaggagagaatcctgaatctcacactggagattatctatctgctgactggagag ggctacgtcatccctaagaagaagagcccaactgtgggtttgggggccctgcatgcccctggctccgtcatacagaaggaaaatgacaagaagatcctggaactcatctccaacatcatccagctgctgactggagag gttgccataaggtgtgaggatgtttccatctatttttccttggaggagtgggagtatataaaaggaaacaaggccctttacagggaagggataaaggaggaggaggaggagccccggcagctccgcccactgg cagcctgtgagtataaagatgggagcgatgttacagcacatacggaagcaactttatgttgtaataatgatgggaatctcacaaaccctgatgtttctccagcggaacagcccccaccagccaatgggattaaagaggaggcggcttcatatgaagggggaaaccaatcagattgcagcattaatccccttacagaacagatacagggaacagacacacctactcctatcatggg CTTGAACATCTTAAAAATGGAGGGTAATAAATATGATGAAAATTCCCTCCATTCTCCACATAAATCTCACATAACAAAAACTACATTATGtaggaaatacagctgcaatgtgtGTAATAAACATCAAAGAACCCACAAAA gggagaaaccattctcttgttctaaatgtgggaaatgtttttcaaaccgatCCAACCTTAAACGCCATCAAATAATCCACACAGGgatgaaaccattttcttgttctaattgtggaaaatgtttttcaagtAAATCATACCTTGAAATTCATtatagaactcacacaggggagaaacctttttcttgttctgaatgtgggaaatgtttttcaaaccgatCTGACCTTAAACACCATCAAAtaacccacacaggagagaagcctttttcttgttctgaatgtgggaaatgtttttcaaagcaatctaaccttgatcgtcatcaaaggactcacacaggggagaaaccattttcttgttctgaatgtggaaaatgtttttcaaaccgatCTGACCTTAAACACCATCAaataacccacacaggggagaaaccattttcttgttctgaatgtgggaaatgttttttaagccATTCACACCTtgctcgtcatcaaaggactcacacaggggagaaaccattctcttgttctgaatgtggaaaatgtttttcatacAAATCTCACCTTAAAATTCATCATAGAgcccacacaggagagaaaccattctcttgttttgaatgtggaaaatgtttttcatacAAATCTCACCTTAAAATTCATCATAGAgcccacacaggagagaaaccattctcttgttctgaatgtgggaaatgtttttcaaagcgaTCTGACCTTAAACACCATCAaataacccacacaggggagaaaccattttcttgttctgaatgtgggaaatgtttttcaaaccgatCTGACTTTAAACACCATCAaataacccacacaggggagaaaccattttcttgttctgaatgtgggaaatgttttttaagccATTCACACCTTGCTCGTCATCAAaggacccacacaggggagaaaccattctcttgttctgaatgtggaaaatgtttttctatCGAATATTACCGTGATCgtcatcagagaattcacacaggagagaaaccattttcttgttctgaatgtgggaaatgtttttcaaagcaatcTGACCTTGTTCGTCaccaaaggactcacacaggggagaaaccattctcttgttctgaatgtgggaaatgtttttataACGAATATCACCGTGATCgtcatcagagaattcacacaggagagaaaccattttcttgttctgaatgtggcaaatgttttaaaaatcgATCTAACCTTGATCGTCATCAGaggattcacacaggggagaaaccattttcttgttctgaatgtgggaaatgtttttcaaagcgaTGTGACCTTGCTCGTCATCATaggattcacacaggggagaaaccattctcttgttctgaatgtgggaaatgtttttataACGAATATCACCGTGATCGTCATAagagaattcacacaggagagaaaccattttcttgttctgaatgtggcaaatgttttaaaaatcgATCTAACCTTGATCgtcatcagagaattcacacaggggagaaaccattttcttgttctgaatgtgggaaatgtttttcaacccaatggCACCTTAAAACTcatcatagaacccacacagAAGAGAAACCTTTTTATTGA